From the genome of Muricauda sp. SCSIO 64092, one region includes:
- a CDS encoding sugar porter family MFS transporter produces MSDQQHESIPTESYNLPKVIFLAFVAAIGGFLFGFDSGVINGTVDALQSAFNSDATGTGFNVASVLLGCVVGAFFAGTLADRFGRKPMMLTAGVLFIISAWGSGISQGSLEFVIYRLIGGLAVGAASILAPLYISEIAPSKIRGRLATLQQLMIVIGLFMAFMSNYLLAGSSGSADAELWWGFQTWSWMFWAEILPAAIFVLVLIFIPESPRYLVASNQSEKATKVLASISNATQAAAKVADIKSTVREDSRPKLNDIISKYTGKIHPLVWIGIGIAVLQQLTGINVIFYYGATLWQAAGFAESDALLTNVISGSVNIFFTFVAIVLIDKVGRKPLLLVGSIGQAVMLGVLAYLFGTATVDSANNLILEGNNGTYALLAANAYIAFFAASWGPVMWVMLGEMFPNQYRGAALAVCGIAQWGSNFAITMTFPIMLNYLGLGFSYGVYALFGFVAYFFVKSLVKETKGRSLEDMSREQEEEEKRQAVTGG; encoded by the coding sequence ATGAGCGATCAACAACATGAATCCATTCCAACGGAGAGTTATAATTTACCCAAGGTCATCTTTCTGGCATTTGTGGCCGCGATAGGCGGATTTTTATTTGGGTTTGACAGTGGAGTAATAAACGGTACGGTAGATGCCTTACAATCGGCATTCAACTCGGATGCAACAGGTACGGGATTTAATGTTGCCTCGGTACTTTTGGGATGTGTTGTGGGGGCATTTTTTGCTGGCACACTGGCTGACCGGTTCGGGAGAAAACCCATGATGTTGACCGCAGGTGTCCTTTTTATCATTAGCGCATGGGGTTCAGGTATCTCCCAAGGTTCATTGGAATTTGTGATTTATAGATTGATTGGTGGGTTGGCCGTAGGTGCGGCCAGTATATTGGCACCACTTTACATCAGTGAAATTGCACCTTCGAAAATAAGGGGCCGACTGGCCACATTACAGCAACTCATGATTGTAATCGGGCTCTTTATGGCATTTATGAGCAATTATTTACTTGCGGGGTCTTCCGGTAGTGCGGATGCCGAGCTCTGGTGGGGATTTCAAACCTGGTCATGGATGTTTTGGGCAGAAATATTGCCGGCAGCCATATTTGTTCTTGTGCTGATTTTCATCCCTGAATCACCCAGGTATTTGGTCGCTTCCAATCAATCCGAAAAAGCGACCAAAGTGCTTGCTTCCATCAGCAATGCCACTCAAGCGGCCGCCAAGGTGGCAGATATAAAATCTACGGTACGGGAAGACAGCCGTCCCAAACTTAACGACATCATCAGTAAGTATACCGGCAAAATCCACCCATTGGTTTGGATTGGCATTGGCATTGCGGTACTACAACAGCTTACAGGTATAAATGTTATTTTTTATTATGGGGCCACACTTTGGCAAGCCGCAGGATTTGCAGAATCCGATGCTTTACTGACCAATGTCATTAGTGGAAGCGTCAATATATTCTTCACGTTTGTGGCCATAGTCCTGATTGATAAGGTAGGTAGAAAACCTTTGTTATTGGTAGGTTCCATTGGACAGGCCGTAATGTTGGGTGTCCTTGCCTATCTTTTTGGTACGGCAACCGTGGATAGCGCCAATAATCTTATTTTAGAGGGAAATAATGGAACCTATGCCTTATTGGCCGCCAATGCTTACATTGCCTTTTTTGCGGCCTCCTGGGGTCCGGTAATGTGGGTGATGCTGGGAGAAATGTTCCCAAATCAATACAGGGGTGCTGCTTTGGCAGTTTGCGGTATCGCCCAATGGGGATCCAACTTTGCCATAACAATGACCTTCCCCATCATGTTGAACTATTTAGGACTCGGTTTCTCTTATGGCGTTTATGCACTATTTGGTTTTGTAGCCTACTTCTTCGTCAAATCGCTGGTTAAGGAAACCAAGGGGCGAAGCTTGGAGGATATGTCCCGCGAGCAGGAAGAAGAGGAAAAAAGGCAGGCCGTAACAGGGGGGTGA